A stretch of DNA from Micromonospora peucetia:
TGCGTCTCCAGCCCGATCGCCGGGTCGGCGCCGGCCACCCGCCCGGCGGTGAGCACGAACGGGCGCGGGCCGGCCGGCCCGTCCTCGGGCGCCGGTGCGGCCGTGGTCGCCGGCAGGCCGGGCCGGGCGTCGTACGGGGACGACGCGTGCAGGTAGGGCCGGATCCGGATGGTGGGCTCCGGATCCGGTTCCCCGCCGGCGACCTCGCGGGTCATTGCTGAACGGCGTTCTTCAGCTCGGCGATCAGTTTCGGGGTGAGGGCGCCACCGGCCCGCCCGGCGAAGAGCGTCATCTCGTAGGCGACGGTGCCGAGGTTCGCCGACCGGTCGGCGACCACCCCGAGCACTGAGCCGCTGCTGATCGCGCTGATCAACAGGTAGCCCTCGGCCATGTCCACGATCACCCGGTTCAGCCCGCCGAGGGCGTACCAGCTGGCGGCGCCGCCGGCGAGGCTCGTCATGCCGGAGACCACTGCGGCGAGCCGTTCCGCGTTGGACCGGTCCTTGATCGCCGACATGGCCATCAGCAGCCCGTCCGACGAGACGGCGATCGCCTCCACCACGCCGGCGGTGCTGGAGGTGAAGGAGTCCAGCAACCAGTTGAAGGTACGCGCCTCCGGGCTCAGCTCACCGGCGTCCGGATGCTGGTGGTCGACGTTGTCGTGCAGGAAGGGGCTGGTCACCGTGATGTTTCCTCTTCGTAGCGGCGGTCTTGACTGACTTCACGCAGGGCGCGGGCCACGCCCGCCTCGAACTCGGTGAGGAGGTCGCGGACCTTGTCCGGGTCTCCCGGCGACGGGCTGTCGGGCTGACGGGCCGGGGCGACGGTGAGGTTCGCCCCGGGCACCCGCCGGGTCAGCAGCGTCGGCGCCGTGCGGCCCGGCGGCCGATCCAGTTCGGCCCGGCGTACGCCGGACTCGACCGCTTCGACGAGGGCCCGGGCGGCGGCCGGGTCCGTGCCGGTGACCTCCGCCGGCCTGACCGCTGGCGGCCTGCCCGGGCGCAGGGTGGCCCCCGGCACCCGCTGCCGGATGCCCGCCGGGGCGGAATTGGCCGGTCCGGCGGAGCCGGGGGGCGCGGAACCCGCCGGTGCCTCCGGCGCGGCCTCGGCCAGCTCGCCACCGGCGCCGAACGCGTCCCAGGGAGCGCCGGACTCCAGGCTGCGGGTGGCCCGGCTCAGCAGTGCCGCGTCGAACCCGGACGGCGGGGTGTCCGGCGCGGCCCCGACCGCCGTGCGGGGCCGGTCGGCGGCCTGCGCGTCGGCGGGGGAGCGCCGGTCCCGGGCGGGTACGGCGGCCCGGGCCACGGTCACCCCGGCCCGCTCGGCGCGGTGGATAACCAGCGACGTCTCCGGGACGTCCAGGTGCGCGGTCACCCCGCCGCCGGTGGTCGGCGCCAGCCGCACCGCCCAGCCGTGCCGACGGGCCAGCCGGCCCACCACGAAGAGCCCCAGCACCTCGGTCGGCGCGAGATCGAGGCGCTCCCGCCGGGTCAGCCGGGCGTTCTCCTCCGCCAGCCGCTCCTGGGTGATGCCGATGCCCCGGTCCACCACGGTCAGCCGCGCCCCGGACCCGGTCGGCTCGCCGCCCACGGTGACCCGGGTGTGCGGCGGGGAGAAGACGGTCGCGTTCTCCATCAGCTCGGCCAGCGCCAGGACGAGGTCGCCGACGGTGCCGGGTGCCACCGACACGCCGGGCGGGACCTGCACGTCGACCCGGGTGTAGTCCTCGATCTCGCCGAGCGCCAGCCGGACCACGTCGCCGAGCGGCACCGGCGCCACGTGCGGGTCCGCGCCGGCCGCGCCGGAGAGCACCACCAGGCTGCCGGCGTTGCGGCGCAGCCGGCTGGAGATGTGGTCGAGCCGATACAGGTGTTCCAGCCGGCCGGGTTCGGTCTCCTGCCGCTCCAGCCGGTCGATCAGCGCGATCTGCCGGCCGACGAGGTTCTGCGTACGGCGTCCGACGTGGCCGAACATCTGCGCCACGTTGCGCCTGCCGGCGACCTGCCGTTCGACGAGCCGGGCGGCGGTGCTCTGCACCCGGTCGAACGCGCGGGCCAGGTCGCCGATCTCGTCGCGGGCCCGCACGTCGACCGGGTCGAGGCGCATCGGCGTGCTGCCCTCGGCCTCGTCGTCGGCGACCCGGGTCAGCTCCGCCTCGGCGACCCGGGCGACCCGGTCGGCCGAGCGGGTGAGCCGGGTCAGCGGTCGGGTCACCGTCCGGGCGACGGCCGCGCTGAGCAGCACCACCATGGCGAGGATCAGGGCGGCGAGCCCACCGACCAGGTACGCCTCGGTGAGCGCCCGGCGCTGCTGTGTGGTCACCTCGGCGAGGACGTCGGCGACGAGTTTCTTCTCGATGAACTGCCCGAAGGTGATCATCGAGAGGACCGACGGGAAGAGCGCGTCCAGCGGGATGCTCCTGGTCGCGCCGGCCGGGTCCAGTGCGCTCCTGCTGAGGAACTCGGCGCTGGTCCGGGCGGCCACCGCCGCGTCGTTGAGCGCCACCAGCTTCAACTGCTCGGGCGTGAGGAGATCACGGAACCGCCGGTTGTCCGCCCGGAGCCCGGCCATGCAGGCGACGTACGAGGTGGCCACCTGGGGGGAGTTGGTCGCCTTGACCAGCACGATCAGGGTGGCGCAGGCGCCCATCGCCTCGTCGACGCGGAGCAGCCCGTCCAGGGCCAGCACCTGCCGCCCGGCGGCCGTGTCGGTGTCCACCCCGAACGGCAGCCGCAGCGAGTCGATCAGCCTCGTGCTCACCGGTCCGTACGCGGCCATGATCTGGTCCGGGGTGGCGGTCCCGGCGAGCACCGCGGCCCGTAGGCCGGTCAGCCCGCGTACGCCGCTCAGGGCCTCGGTGACCTGCGGCAGCAGCAGGTCGCCCAGGGTGGCCCGCAGGTCGGCGACCCGGTCGTCCACGCTGGCCGTCCGCTGCATCAGCTCCGTCCGGGTGACCCGGCCGAGCAGCAGGCCGACGGAGAGGACCCGCTCCTGTTGCAGGTCCTGCACGAGGCTGCCGATCCGGCTGGCGACGCGGACCCGGTCGGCGGTGCCGTCGGCCCGTTGGGCGGCGGCCACCCGGTCGAGCACCGCCGGCACGGCCAGCCCCACCACGGTGAGCAGCGGGATGACGACGAGCAGCGCGAGCTTGCCCCGGATCCGGAGTCTAGCGAGCAGCATCGAAGGGCCCCCACTGCGCGGTCCCGGGCTCGCCGCCCGACCTGACCGGCTGGAGCTGGCGTGGCTCCGCGCCCCCGGCAGCGCCCGGCTGCCACGACGTGTTCTCCGGCGCGGCGGCGGCCCGCTGCTGCTGGTCGCCGTTGCTCTGCCCCTGGCCGTCGTCCCGGCCGGGTCGGGTCTCCGCCGCGCGCCGCCGGGCCCGGCGGACGGCGGCGAGCCACACCGCGCCGAGTGCCGCCCACAGCAGGGCGGCCAGCACCCCGGCCGCCACCGTCAGCCAGCGGTCCCGGGCGAGGGCGTCGACGCGTTCGGCGAGCAGGGCGTCGAGTTCACCGAGGATGACGGGCTGGAGTTGCCCGGCGGCGGACTGCGCGTTGAGTCGGGCGCCGACGAGCTGCGCCTGGTTCACCACCGCGCTGCGGTCGCCCGGCGCGGAGTGGGCCGCGAGCGCCTCGACGGCGCGTTGGTAGGCGTCGAGCGGGGTCAGCACGCTCGGGCCGAGGTCGGCGCTCTCCGAGCTGTCCACCGCGGCCCGCAGGTCGGTGGCCAGGTCGCCGGCCGGGGTGAGGGCGGCCATCCGGAGGGCGGCGAGCTCGCCCGTGGTGCGGTTCCGGTCGGCGGCGGGTCGGCGGTCGGCGAGCAGGGCCAGGTCGACGAGCCGTCCGGCCGCCACCACCGCCTCGGGCAGCTCCTCGCCGACGCCGTCCTGGAGGAAGAAGGAGTCCGACCGGGGGTCGCGGACCAGCCCGGAGGTCTCCCGGATCTTGCGGTACAGCGCCAACAGCAGGTCGGTGGCCTCGCCGTACGCGGCGAAGGCGTCCTCCGGGTCAGCCGGACCCCGGGCGCCCAGCGCCTCGATCCTGGCCCGCAGGCCGGCCCAGCGTTCCTGGCTGCGCAGCTCGTCGCCGATTCGCGCGTCGACCGAGGCGGCGGCCTCGACCGCGCGGGTCAGCGCCTCGCCGGAGGCGGGTCGGCCGGCGACGGCGGCGGACTGGGCGTTCACCAGGGCGTCGGTGACCGGGGCGAGGGCGCGCAGGTATTCCACGCCGAGCCGTTCCCGGCTGGCCAGGTCCCGGTCGTCGGCGGTGAGCCGCCAGGCCTGGACGAACAGCAGGGTCATCGGCGCGAGCAGGGCGACGAGGAGCAGCAGCGGCAGTACGCGGCCCACCGCGAGGGGCCGCCGGCGGGCCGGTGGCGCGGGGACTGTCATGTCTGTCTCCTCCGGCGGGCGCACGGGATCGGCGGGGGTGTCGGGGGTCGACGGTGAAGTCCTGTGCACCGGACCGGAAAACTAGTCGACCGGCACGGAGCTGTTTGGCTCGTCGGGCAGTCAGCTTTGCGTCATGAAGCCCGATGTAACCGCGACGTGATCAATTTGGCACGCTGCGTACCGACCCGGAGATGGACATGGATGGATCGGAGTGGATTTCTGCGGAACATCGGAATTCACGTGATCCGAATTCCTCTTTCTGAGACGGGCTGGACCGCGCCGGTGTGACACCGATCGGATCAACCGGACGGACGTACGGAGGATCTCAGCCAACGCTCAGGATCCGGGCCGTACCGTGTGCCGAATGAGATCGCCGTTGTCGGCCGCGTGGATCCGGCGCGCACTGCCCACCCGCCGACGCGCCGTGGCCGCGACAGGGGTCGTAGTGCTGCTCGCCGCTGCCGTGACCTGGGCCGTAGTGCCGAAGGGGCCGGACGTCCGCACCGAGGCGGCGATCGTGAACGTCCGCTCCGGGCCGGCCGGCGACGAGCCCGTCGACCTGGACACCACGCTCTATCTGCCCGAGGGCGCCTCGGCGGGGAACAAGGTGCCGGCGGTGCTGCTGGCGCACGGCTTCGGCGGCACCAAGGAGTCTGTCCGCGCCGATGCCGAGGAGTTCGCCGGACGCGGCTACGCGGTGCTCACCTGGACCGCGCGGGGCTTCGGCCGCAGCGGCGGGCTGATCCACCTGGACCACCCGGACTACGAGGTCCGGGACGCGCAACGCCTGCTGGACTGGCTCGCAGCCCGCCCCGAGATCCGCACCGACGCCGCCGGGGACCCGAAGGTCGGCGTCGTCGGCGGCTCGTACGGCGGCGCCCTGGCGTTGCTGCTCGCCGCGCAGGACCAGCGCGTCGACGCGATCGTGCCGATGATCACCTGGAACGACCTGTCCCGCTCCTTCCTGCCGGAGAGCACCGGGAAACAGCCCACCGAGGGCGTGTTCAAGTCCGGCTGGGCCGGCCTCTTCTTCGGCGGCGGCGGCAACGTCGGCTCCGGGCCGGCCGGGCTCTCCGGGGTCAGCGCCGCACAGCCCGAGGGGGCGCCTGCCTCCGCCGGCCCGCCCAGCCCGGGGCCGGGTGCCGGCCCGGGGACCGGTCCGGGGCGGGCACCGGCCGGGGCTGCCGACCCGGCGTGCGGCCGGTTCGCCGCCGACATCTGCGCCGCGTACCTGCGGATCGCCACCACCGGACAGGCCGACCAGGCCGCCGTGGACCTGCTGCGCCGTTCCAGCCCGGCCGGCGTGCTCGACCGGATCAAGGCGCCGACCCTGCTGGTGCAGGGCGAGGCGGACACCCTCTTCCCGCTCGGCGAGGCGGACGCCAACGCGCGCGGCATCGCCGCCGCCGGCACGCCCGTGCGGGTGGCCTGGTTCACCGGCGGGCACGACGGCGGCGAGGGCCCGAAGACCGACTCGGACCGGGTGAAGTTCCTGACCGTGCAGTGGCTCGACCACTACGTCAAGGGCGATGGGGCGGCTCCGGGGGACGACTTCACCTGGTCCCGCATCGCCGGCTTCGACGCTCTCGACCGGGGGCTGGTGGCCACCGGCTACCGCTACGCCGACTATCCGGGTGTCGCCGGCACGGCCCGCCGAGAGGTTCCGGTGACCGGCCCCGCCCAGCCGGTCGCCAATCCGCCGGCCGGCAACCCGGCCGCCATCTCCTCGGTGCCCTTCGCCGGCGAGCTGTCGTCGCTGCTCGGTGGCGTGGCGGGGGACATCCCCGGCCAGCATGCCCGGTTCGAGTCGGAGCCGCTGGCCGAGGCGGTGGACGTGGTGGGTGCCCCGACCGTCGACATCCGGGCGGCGTCGCCGACCGGGGAGGCGGTGCTCTTCGTCAAGCTCTACGACGTCGACCCCAACGGCACGGCCACCCTGCCCAACGGACTGGTCGCCCCGGTCCGGCTCACCGGCCTGCCGCCGACCATCGACGCGGCGCGACCGGTCACCGTCACCCTGCCGGCGATCGTCCGCCGGTTCGAGGCCGGGCACCGGCTGCGTGTGGTGGTGGCGACCTCCGACCAGGCGTATGCCACTCCCGTCGAGCCGGCGGTGCACACCGTCGAGGCCGGCGGCGGCGCGGTCAGCCTGCCGACCGTCGCCGGCGACCCGATCCCCACCGCCGCCGCCGTGTGGCGCTGGGTGCTGGCCGGGCTGATCGCGGCGATCGCGGTCGGGCTCGTCGTGGTCGTCGCCGTGGTCCGCCGTCGGCACCGCCGCCAGGACAGCTCCGTGCACCCGGCGTACGCGGGCGTCCCGCTGGCCGTGCGGCAGCTCCGCAAGGAGTACGCGGACGGCTTCGTCGCCGTCTCGAACGTGGACTTCGAGGTGCACCCCGGTCAGGTCGTCGGCCTGCTCGGCCCGAACGGCGCGGGCAAGACCACCACGCTGCGGGTGCTGATGGGGCTGACCCAGCCCACGGCCGGCGAGATCTACGTCTTCGGGCACCGGTTGGTGCCCGGCTCGCCGGTGCTGTCGCGGATCGGCGCGCTGGTCGAGGGGCCGGGTTTCCTGCCGCACCTGTCGGGGCTGGACAACCTGAAGGCGTACTGGCGGGCCACCGGGCGGCCGGCCGAGGACGCGCACTTCGAGGAGGCCCTGGAGATCGCCGGCCTGGGTGACTCCGTGCACCGCAGGATCAAGAACTACAGCCACGGCATGAAACAGCGCCTCGCCATCGCGCAGGCCATGCTGGGCCTGCCCGAGCTGCTGGTGCTCGACGAGCCGACCGACGGGCTCGATCCGCCGCAGATCGCGGAGATGCGCCGGGTGCTCCAGCGCTACGCCACCGACGGCCGGGCGGTGCTGGTCTCCAGCCACCTGCTGGCCGAGGTGGAGCAGACCTGCACGCACGCCGTGGTGGTGAACAAGGGCCGCATCGTCGCCTCGGGCCCGGTCGAGGAGATCGTCGGCGAGTCGCCCAGCGTGCTCTTCGACGTGACCGACCCGGTGGCCGCCCGGGCGGTGCTGGACGGCCTGCACGGGGTGCGGGTGCTTCCTGACGGTGAGGGGCAGCTCGTGGTGGACACCAACGGCACCGCCCGCAGCGAGGTGGTGGCCGAGCTGGTCAGGGCCGGCATCGGGGTGGACCGGGTGGTGCCGCGGCGCCGCCTGGAGGACGCGTTCCTCGCGCTGGTGGGCGAGAACTCTCGGGGAAGCGGGGACCGATGATGGCGGGCACGTCACCCACGGCGGGAGCGGCGGCCGGCTACCGGCCGTCGGCGACCCTGCCGTTCGGCGCCGAGTTCCGGCGGCAGGCGTCCCGGCGGCGTACGCAGCTCGCGCTCGGGTTCATGGTGCTGCTGCCGTTGATCATCCTGATCGCGTTCCAGTTCGACACGGGCGACGACGACAACGGGCGCGGGGAGTTCGGCAGCCTGGTCGAGTTCGCCACGTCGGGCGGGCTGAACTTCACCCTCTTCACCATCTTCGTCTCGGCGTCGTTCCTGATGGTCGTGGTGGTGGCGCTGTTCTGCGGTGACACGGTGGCCAGCGAGGCGAGCTGGGGCAGTCTGCGCTACCTGTTGGCGGTGCCGGTGCCCCGGGCCCGCCTGCTGACGGTGAAGCTGGTGGTCGCGCTCGTCTACTCGGCGTTGGCGTTGGTGTTGCTCGCCGGCACCGCACTGCTGATCGGCACCCTCCGCTACGGCTGGGAGCCGCTGCGCAGCACCGTGGCGGCCCAGCTCGAACCGGGCGAGGGGCTGCTGCGGCTGCTGGGTGTGCTCGGCTACCTGGCGGTCGTACTCCTGGTGGTGGCCGGCCTGGCGTTCCTGCTGTCGGTGGTGACGGACGCCGCGCTCGGTGCGGTCGGCGGCGCGGTGCTGCTCTGGATCCTCTCCGGCATCCTCGACCAGATCACCGCGCTGGGCGCAGTGCGTGCGTTCCTGCCGACGCACTACAGCACCGCCTGGTTGGGGCTGCTGTCGACGCCGGTGCAGACCGACGACGTGGTACGCGGCGCGATCTCCGCGATCAGCTACGCGACGCTGTTCTGGGGGTTGGCGTTCTGGCGGTTCACCCGCAAGGACATCACCAGCTAGGGCGACTGCTTCTTCCAGGCGCTGACGCCGAGCCGGCCCGTGTTGCCGAGGTCGATCGGGCCGTTCGTCTCGACGGCCTGCGCGGGCTGGCCCGTGGCGGCCGCGACCTCCAGGCCCTCGCCGTTGGTGGCGACGACTGTCGAGTCGGTGACCAGGTTGCG
This window harbors:
- a CDS encoding sensor histidine kinase; amino-acid sequence: MLLARLRIRGKLALLVVIPLLTVVGLAVPAVLDRVAAAQRADGTADRVRVASRIGSLVQDLQQERVLSVGLLLGRVTRTELMQRTASVDDRVADLRATLGDLLLPQVTEALSGVRGLTGLRAAVLAGTATPDQIMAAYGPVSTRLIDSLRLPFGVDTDTAAGRQVLALDGLLRVDEAMGACATLIVLVKATNSPQVATSYVACMAGLRADNRRFRDLLTPEQLKLVALNDAAVAARTSAEFLSRSALDPAGATRSIPLDALFPSVLSMITFGQFIEKKLVADVLAEVTTQQRRALTEAYLVGGLAALILAMVVLLSAAVARTVTRPLTRLTRSADRVARVAEAELTRVADDEAEGSTPMRLDPVDVRARDEIGDLARAFDRVQSTAARLVERQVAGRRNVAQMFGHVGRRTQNLVGRQIALIDRLERQETEPGRLEHLYRLDHISSRLRRNAGSLVVLSGAAGADPHVAPVPLGDVVRLALGEIEDYTRVDVQVPPGVSVAPGTVGDLVLALAELMENATVFSPPHTRVTVGGEPTGSGARLTVVDRGIGITQERLAEENARLTRRERLDLAPTEVLGLFVVGRLARRHGWAVRLAPTTGGGVTAHLDVPETSLVIHRAERAGVTVARAAVPARDRRSPADAQAADRPRTAVGAAPDTPPSGFDAALLSRATRSLESGAPWDAFGAGGELAEAAPEAPAGSAPPGSAGPANSAPAGIRQRVPGATLRPGRPPAVRPAEVTGTDPAAARALVEAVESGVRRAELDRPPGRTAPTLLTRRVPGANLTVAPARQPDSPSPGDPDKVRDLLTEFEAGVARALREVSQDRRYEEETSR
- a CDS encoding ABC transporter permease, with translation MMAGTSPTAGAAAGYRPSATLPFGAEFRRQASRRRTQLALGFMVLLPLIILIAFQFDTGDDDNGRGEFGSLVEFATSGGLNFTLFTIFVSASFLMVVVVALFCGDTVASEASWGSLRYLLAVPVPRARLLTVKLVVALVYSALALVLLAGTALLIGTLRYGWEPLRSTVAAQLEPGEGLLRLLGVLGYLAVVLLVVAGLAFLLSVVTDAALGAVGGAVLLWILSGILDQITALGAVRAFLPTHYSTAWLGLLSTPVQTDDVVRGAISAISYATLFWGLAFWRFTRKDITS
- a CDS encoding roadblock/LC7 domain-containing protein; its protein translation is MTSPFLHDNVDHQHPDAGELSPEARTFNWLLDSFTSSTAGVVEAIAVSSDGLLMAMSAIKDRSNAERLAAVVSGMTSLAGGAASWYALGGLNRVIVDMAEGYLLISAISSGSVLGVVADRSANLGTVAYEMTLFAGRAGGALTPKLIAELKNAVQQ
- a CDS encoding alpha/beta fold hydrolase, with protein sequence MRSPLSAAWIRRALPTRRRAVAATGVVVLLAAAVTWAVVPKGPDVRTEAAIVNVRSGPAGDEPVDLDTTLYLPEGASAGNKVPAVLLAHGFGGTKESVRADAEEFAGRGYAVLTWTARGFGRSGGLIHLDHPDYEVRDAQRLLDWLAARPEIRTDAAGDPKVGVVGGSYGGALALLLAAQDQRVDAIVPMITWNDLSRSFLPESTGKQPTEGVFKSGWAGLFFGGGGNVGSGPAGLSGVSAAQPEGAPASAGPPSPGPGAGPGTGPGRAPAGAADPACGRFAADICAAYLRIATTGQADQAAVDLLRRSSPAGVLDRIKAPTLLVQGEADTLFPLGEADANARGIAAAGTPVRVAWFTGGHDGGEGPKTDSDRVKFLTVQWLDHYVKGDGAAPGDDFTWSRIAGFDALDRGLVATGYRYADYPGVAGTARREVPVTGPAQPVANPPAGNPAAISSVPFAGELSSLLGGVAGDIPGQHARFESEPLAEAVDVVGAPTVDIRAASPTGEAVLFVKLYDVDPNGTATLPNGLVAPVRLTGLPPTIDAARPVTVTLPAIVRRFEAGHRLRVVVATSDQAYATPVEPAVHTVEAGGGAVSLPTVAGDPIPTAAAVWRWVLAGLIAAIAVGLVVVVAVVRRRHRRQDSSVHPAYAGVPLAVRQLRKEYADGFVAVSNVDFEVHPGQVVGLLGPNGAGKTTTLRVLMGLTQPTAGEIYVFGHRLVPGSPVLSRIGALVEGPGFLPHLSGLDNLKAYWRATGRPAEDAHFEEALEIAGLGDSVHRRIKNYSHGMKQRLAIAQAMLGLPELLVLDEPTDGLDPPQIAEMRRVLQRYATDGRAVLVSSHLLAEVEQTCTHAVVVNKGRIVASGPVEEIVGESPSVLFDVTDPVAARAVLDGLHGVRVLPDGEGQLVVDTNGTARSEVVAELVRAGIGVDRVVPRRRLEDAFLALVGENSRGSGDR